Proteins encoded together in one Spirochaetales bacterium window:
- a CDS encoding cellulase family glycosylhydrolase, which yields MKIFIVLETILMLTSPVFAQMWRVDDIGNLTVDGEIFRIKGGSWTGLEGREMPSDEPWETIPAPMEMYIGNVWWVESGRTYEQDINEFKQMGFNLIRLPVVPQTLDPAHPHGRAPYLKNTESVQIENARLALETVIRLLDEAGIFVLLDIHSCSNDVGWRAGRLDDRPPWIDADWDNYDFSRENYDCSGYGVSRWLDDLRELAGMGTQLGVGNIMGIEIFNEPYDYSWSEWRSLIDQAYNAIDSVNSDILVFAGGIGPSNNSESADSPHGVAASNPGWGENLYEAGDNPPSMPKDRLVYCPHAFGPSMYVQKQFMDPAQPECAGMEGDEAGDNRCNIVINPALLEQGWEEHFGYLKDLGYAVVIGAFGGNPDWPDNTEERVRNRYDYLGDTTVDWQWQNAFIDYLLSSGIADTIYWSINPESLNLGGIYGHAYDPVSNTGGWGTWESADQRKLDLLRRHWDAIGPPAQTPTTQPSESGDVNGDNTINIIDALLTARYYVGIIPDGFIARNADVDCDGGITIVDALLIARYYVGLVSSFDC from the coding sequence ATGAAAATTTTCATCGTACTTGAAACTATCCTGATGTTAACAAGCCCGGTCTTTGCCCAAATGTGGCGGGTCGATGATATTGGAAATCTTACCGTAGACGGCGAGATCTTCCGTATAAAAGGCGGATCCTGGACCGGACTCGAAGGACGGGAGATGCCCTCGGACGAACCCTGGGAAACGATCCCGGCGCCAATGGAGATGTACATTGGAAACGTGTGGTGGGTGGAAAGCGGCCGCACCTATGAACAGGACATAAATGAGTTCAAGCAAATGGGCTTTAATCTTATCAGGTTACCGGTCGTCCCCCAGACCCTCGATCCCGCCCATCCGCACGGACGGGCGCCGTACCTTAAAAACACCGAATCAGTGCAAATTGAGAACGCAAGGCTTGCGCTGGAGACTGTTATAAGGTTATTGGACGAAGCCGGCATCTTCGTCCTCCTGGATATCCACTCCTGCTCCAATGACGTCGGCTGGAGAGCCGGCCGTCTGGACGACCGTCCGCCGTGGATCGATGCGGACTGGGACAATTATGATTTCTCACGGGAGAACTATGACTGCAGCGGCTATGGCGTCTCACGATGGCTGGACGACCTGCGCGAGCTTGCCGGCATGGGCACGCAACTCGGTGTCGGCAATATCATGGGCATCGAAATCTTCAACGAACCGTATGATTACTCCTGGTCCGAGTGGAGATCGTTAATCGATCAGGCCTATAATGCGATCGATTCGGTCAATTCCGACATTCTGGTCTTTGCCGGGGGAATCGGTCCTTCGAACAACAGCGAGTCCGCCGATTCGCCTCATGGTGTGGCGGCGTCGAACCCCGGCTGGGGCGAGAACCTCTACGAAGCGGGCGACAATCCGCCGTCCATGCCAAAGGACCGGCTGGTGTATTGTCCGCACGCCTTCGGTCCTTCGATGTACGTGCAGAAGCAGTTCATGGACCCGGCACAGCCGGAGTGTGCGGGTATGGAAGGCGATGAGGCGGGCGACAATCGATGCAACATCGTGATCAACCCTGCTTTACTCGAGCAGGGATGGGAAGAGCATTTCGGTTACCTGAAGGACCTGGGGTATGCCGTCGTCATCGGCGCCTTCGGCGGGAACCCCGATTGGCCGGACAATACCGAGGAGCGCGTCAGGAACCGCTATGACTACCTCGGCGACACGACGGTCGATTGGCAATGGCAGAATGCCTTTATCGACTATCTCCTGTCAAGCGGTATTGCGGATACCATTTACTGGTCGATAAATCCTGAATCCCTCAATCTCGGCGGTATCTATGGCCATGCCTACGACCCCGTCTCAAATACAGGCGGCTGGGGCACCTGGGAGTCCGCCGATCAAAGGAAACTCGACCTGCTGCGCAGACACTGGGATGCAATAGGCCCGCCGGCTCAGACACCAACGACGCAACCCTCAGAGAGCGGGGACGTAAACGGGGACAATACCATAAATATAATCGATGCGCTTTTAACGGCCCGATATTACGTTGGCATTATTCCCGACGGCTTCATCGCCCGGAACGCGGACGTCGACTGCGACGGCGGTATCACCATTGTCGATGCCCTCCTGATCGCCCGGTACTATGTCGGCTTGGTGAGTTCTTTCGACTGTTGA